A region from the Salidesulfovibrio onnuriiensis genome encodes:
- a CDS encoding CgeB family protein, whose translation MSFTYVKVSTLSPHYLDNFYARHDGLEDKPYNAQYTALMADAHVWADHITMHLRDHGVDAHEIVYNAHPLQQAWAREHGVVAEGKLLMLEQLKTLKPDVVFLHTSYPMYEELVPLVREHVPGVRLIQGWVCVGFGQEHHPLFRSVDFMLTCETGIHKRLNEAGARAYHMVHGFEHTLLPRVPKPTHPKHDFFFAGSLVMSSGYHLKRANILASLIKMDVNLALHSNPVEVKNKVDDALRSRIKPPIYGLAMYQALANARIAFNIHIDMTSSAANVRLFEATGMGACLLTDHQTGLDDLFEKDREVVTYDTPEECADKVRWLLDHPEERRAIAAAGQKRTLTYHRLEDRVAQLHEIILSELDRVSTKRST comes from the coding sequence ATGAGTTTCACCTACGTCAAAGTATCCACGCTCTCCCCCCACTACCTGGATAATTTCTACGCCAGGCACGATGGACTTGAGGATAAGCCATATAATGCACAGTACACGGCGCTCATGGCCGACGCCCATGTCTGGGCCGACCACATCACCATGCACCTGCGTGATCATGGAGTGGATGCGCACGAAATAGTCTACAACGCCCATCCGCTGCAGCAGGCATGGGCCCGGGAACATGGCGTCGTGGCCGAGGGCAAGCTCCTGATGCTGGAGCAGCTCAAGACTCTCAAGCCCGACGTGGTCTTCCTGCACACCAGTTACCCCATGTACGAGGAGCTGGTGCCTTTAGTCCGTGAACACGTGCCGGGAGTGCGTCTGATCCAAGGCTGGGTCTGCGTGGGGTTCGGGCAGGAGCACCACCCGCTATTCCGTTCCGTGGACTTCATGCTCACCTGCGAAACCGGCATCCACAAACGTCTAAACGAAGCAGGCGCGCGGGCCTACCACATGGTGCACGGCTTCGAGCACACCCTGCTGCCGCGCGTTCCAAAACCAACCCACCCGAAACATGATTTCTTCTTTGCGGGCTCATTGGTCATGTCCAGCGGGTATCACCTCAAACGAGCCAATATCCTCGCTTCCTTGATAAAAATGGATGTGAACCTGGCCCTGCATTCCAATCCTGTAGAAGTTAAAAACAAAGTGGACGACGCACTGCGGAGCCGAATAAAACCACCGATATATGGTCTGGCCATGTATCAGGCCCTGGCCAATGCCAGAATCGCCTTCAATATCCATATCGACATGACCAGCAGTGCGGCCAACGTCCGGCTCTTCGAAGCCACGGGCATGGGAGCCTGCCTGCTCACGGACCACCAGACGGGGCTGGACGATCTTTTCGAAAAAGACCGGGAAGTGGTGACCTATGACACGCCCGAGGAGTGCGCTGACAAGGTGCGTTGGCTCCTGGACCACCCCGAAGAACGCAGAGCCATTGCCGCAGCCGGACAGAAGCGGACCCTGACCTATCATCGGCTGGAAGACCGGGTGGCGCAACTCCACGAGATCATACTTTCAGAACTGGACCGGGTCTCGACCAAGAGAAGCACATGA
- a CDS encoding FkbM family methyltransferase yields MNAKEIFKAFCGIPRYWKRSRDPHYVKLAMLREIKPRFVPGSVILPFGRVNYADIASLEAQYFAIFISREYQFESSRNAPVILDCGGNIGLSALWFGMQYPGADITVFEPGPDLFPLLKKNLELHKLSSIRAEQVAVWTQETTLHLGNDKADGGFTSTRSSQESRPVQAVRLADRISGPVDLLKLDIEGAEFEVMNDLAETGKLQFIHKIAGELHAGPGDTDKVGKMLSTLHKEGFQTTISYARPAPALFCHSEATPFPSLCDGKYLALFYAWKENEA; encoded by the coding sequence ATGAACGCCAAAGAAATCTTCAAGGCATTCTGCGGCATTCCCCGCTACTGGAAACGAAGCCGCGATCCGCATTACGTGAAACTCGCCATGCTGCGCGAGATAAAACCGCGTTTCGTACCCGGTTCCGTCATCCTGCCCTTCGGCCGGGTGAATTATGCGGATATCGCCTCGCTGGAAGCACAATATTTCGCCATCTTCATCAGCCGGGAGTATCAGTTTGAATCCAGCCGCAACGCTCCGGTCATCCTGGATTGCGGCGGAAATATCGGGCTCTCGGCCCTCTGGTTCGGCATGCAGTATCCCGGGGCGGACATAACGGTCTTCGAACCCGGCCCCGACCTCTTCCCCCTGCTCAAGAAGAACCTGGAGCTTCATAAACTCAGCAGCATCCGGGCAGAACAGGTTGCGGTCTGGACCCAAGAAACCACGCTCCACCTTGGCAATGACAAGGCCGACGGCGGATTCACCTCCACCAGAAGCAGCCAAGAAAGCAGACCGGTGCAGGCCGTTCGCCTTGCCGACCGCATCTCCGGGCCCGTGGATCTGCTCAAGCTGGACATTGAAGGAGCCGAATTCGAGGTTATGAATGACCTGGCTGAAACCGGCAAACTTCAATTCATACACAAGATTGCTGGAGAACTCCATGCTGGCCCCGGCGACACGGACAAGGTGGGGAAAATGCTCTCCACACTCCACAAGGAAGGATTCCAGACAACCATTTCCTATGCCAGGCCCGCTCCCGCCCTTTTCTGCCACAGCGAGGCAACCCCGTTCCCGAGTCTGTGCGACGGAAAGTACCTTGCGCTTTTTTACGCCTGGAAAGAAAACGAAGCATGA
- a CDS encoding NAD-dependent epimerase/dehydratase family protein codes for MNKHVIILGGDGFCGWPTALGFSQTGYDVTIVDNLSRRKIDVELECESLTPIQPISQRIAAWKRLTGKTIEYVNLDVAVQYHKLLTLIEETRPVAIVHFAEQRAAPYSMKDSFCKRYTVGNNINATHNVLAAIVESGVDAHLVHLGTMGVYGYGTAGMPIPEGYLKAVVEGAKGPQEIEILYPANPGSVYHMTKTQDALMFYYYNKNDGLRITDLHQGIVWGTNTRETMLDETLINRYDYDGDYGTVLNRFLMQSVVGHPLTVYGCGGQTRAFIHINDTVKCIQMAVENPPAHGDRVQIFNQATETRTVVDLAKIVAEKTGAEVRYYHNPRKEDAVNQLQVENGKFLELGLKPTTLNNGLVQEVIDIADKYKNRCDLSKIITNSLWTKGMKVDKNGSTEPCGQ; via the coding sequence ATGAACAAGCATGTCATCATACTCGGAGGCGACGGATTTTGCGGCTGGCCTACGGCCCTGGGCTTTTCTCAGACAGGATACGACGTCACCATAGTGGACAACCTTTCGCGCCGTAAAATTGACGTAGAGTTGGAATGCGAGTCCCTGACTCCCATCCAACCCATCAGCCAACGTATCGCGGCCTGGAAACGGTTGACAGGCAAAACCATCGAATACGTGAACTTGGATGTGGCTGTGCAGTATCACAAGTTGCTCACCCTCATCGAGGAAACACGCCCGGTGGCCATCGTTCATTTTGCGGAACAGAGAGCCGCCCCGTATTCCATGAAAGACAGCTTCTGCAAACGATATACTGTCGGCAACAATATCAATGCCACCCACAATGTCCTGGCAGCCATAGTGGAATCTGGAGTGGACGCTCACCTGGTCCATCTTGGTACTATGGGAGTCTACGGATACGGCACTGCCGGCATGCCCATCCCCGAAGGCTATCTAAAGGCGGTTGTTGAAGGAGCCAAGGGTCCACAGGAAATCGAGATATTATACCCAGCCAATCCTGGAAGCGTCTATCATATGACCAAAACCCAGGATGCTCTCATGTTTTACTATTACAACAAAAACGACGGGCTGCGCATCACCGACCTGCATCAAGGCATTGTCTGGGGCACCAATACCCGCGAAACCATGCTCGATGAAACTCTCATCAACCGCTACGACTATGACGGCGACTATGGCACTGTTCTGAACCGCTTCCTCATGCAATCCGTGGTGGGGCATCCGCTCACCGTATACGGCTGCGGAGGACAGACCCGGGCCTTCATCCACATCAACGACACGGTTAAATGCATCCAGATGGCCGTGGAAAATCCTCCGGCCCATGGCGACCGGGTTCAGATATTCAACCAAGCCACCGAAACCAGAACGGTTGTGGACTTAGCCAAAATCGTGGCCGAAAAAACAGGTGCCGAAGTCAGATATTACCATAATCCCCGTAAAGAGGACGCCGTCAACCAGCTGCAAGTGGAAAACGGCAAATTCCTTGAGCTCGGCCTGAAGCCGACCACGCTGAATAATGGATTGGTGCAGGAAGTTATCGACATCGCTGATAAATACAAAAACCGATGCGATCTTTCCAAAATCATCACCAATTCTCTTTGGACAAAAGGCATGAAAGTCGACAAAAACGGATCCACAGAACCCTGCGGCCAATAG
- the asnB gene encoding asparagine synthase (glutamine-hydrolyzing), whose protein sequence is MCGIFGVVGNIDRGLAESCRDLLAHRGPDGAGLWQGEGVTLGHRRLSILDLSERGDQPMAYADGRYHVVYNGELYNFVEIRSDLESLGHSFSSDSDTEVLLAAYVQWGPECQDRFNGMWAVAIWDAVDRTLFLARDRFGKKPLFYARTRHGFVFASEMKALMPLLDQVVSHPELTRSSRRIMHYEATDECLIQGISRFPAGHWGIFREGSLSLTRWWNTMDHLMDVPDTHVERAELFRELFLDACRIRMRSDVPIGSALSGGLDSSAVICSVAHIAANSSTERASADFQHAFNAGFPGTPLDESVYAKRVADYLGIPLTSMAVDPVEGLDGFFNHLYLFEEIHLTSPIPLMLTYGAIRHGGIKVSLDGHGADECFAGYLFNVKEALADAGLNLRAAKGIVDAFYNGRPKSTQFPLPPRWKFVADFHLGRLRGKGAVVSRDMDHPRWQELDHLTRVLYVAAHETILPTLLRNFDRYSMANGVEIRMPFMDHRIVSLAFSLAWDDKVRGGFTKAVVRRGLGEIMPEDIAWRRAKIGFNSPIVDWMKGPLREFFMDEVSSIAFSACDLVDKETARSRLQAVMDDPDATYAQGEAAWTALVPYFWEQALLKGRR, encoded by the coding sequence ATGTGTGGAATATTTGGCGTAGTGGGAAATATTGACCGAGGACTGGCCGAGTCCTGTCGGGATTTGCTGGCGCATCGCGGTCCGGACGGTGCCGGACTCTGGCAGGGGGAAGGTGTCACTCTGGGACATCGCAGGCTTTCCATTCTTGATCTCTCCGAACGGGGCGACCAGCCCATGGCCTATGCCGACGGTCGCTATCACGTTGTCTACAATGGCGAGTTGTACAACTTCGTGGAGATTCGTTCGGATCTGGAAAGCCTGGGGCATTCCTTTTCCAGCGATTCGGACACGGAAGTGTTGCTGGCCGCCTATGTCCAGTGGGGGCCTGAGTGCCAGGATCGATTCAATGGCATGTGGGCCGTGGCCATCTGGGATGCTGTGGACCGCACGTTGTTCCTGGCTCGCGACCGTTTTGGCAAGAAGCCTTTGTTTTACGCCCGCACCCGGCATGGATTTGTCTTTGCCTCGGAGATGAAGGCTCTCATGCCGCTTTTGGACCAGGTCGTTTCCCACCCGGAACTGACCCGTTCCAGTAGAAGGATTATGCATTACGAGGCCACGGATGAGTGTCTTATCCAGGGGATCAGCCGTTTTCCTGCCGGCCATTGGGGGATTTTCAGGGAGGGCAGCCTTTCCCTGACCCGCTGGTGGAACACAATGGATCACCTGATGGACGTGCCCGATACCCACGTGGAACGAGCCGAGCTTTTCCGCGAGCTTTTTTTGGATGCCTGTCGCATCCGCATGCGCAGTGACGTGCCTATCGGCAGCGCCCTGAGCGGCGGCCTGGATTCCAGCGCAGTTATCTGTTCGGTGGCCCATATCGCCGCGAACTCTTCCACGGAACGTGCAAGTGCGGATTTTCAGCATGCCTTCAATGCCGGATTTCCGGGGACGCCTCTGGACGAGAGCGTCTACGCCAAGCGAGTTGCCGACTATCTGGGCATTCCTCTGACTTCAATGGCCGTGGATCCCGTCGAAGGGCTCGATGGTTTCTTCAATCACCTGTACCTGTTCGAGGAAATTCATCTGACCTCCCCCATTCCGCTCATGCTCACGTATGGCGCGATTAGGCATGGCGGTATCAAGGTCAGCCTGGACGGCCATGGCGCGGACGAGTGTTTTGCGGGATATTTGTTCAACGTCAAGGAAGCCCTGGCCGACGCAGGCCTGAATTTGCGGGCTGCGAAGGGTATTGTGGACGCCTTTTACAACGGCAGGCCCAAATCCACCCAGTTTCCGCTGCCGCCACGATGGAAATTCGTGGCCGATTTTCACTTGGGACGACTTAGGGGTAAGGGGGCCGTCGTGAGCAGGGATATGGACCACCCGCGCTGGCAGGAGCTCGACCACCTGACCCGGGTTCTGTACGTGGCCGCCCATGAAACCATTTTACCAACGCTGCTTCGGAATTTCGACCGTTACTCCATGGCCAACGGCGTGGAGATCCGCATGCCGTTCATGGATCATCGCATCGTCAGCCTGGCCTTTTCCCTGGCTTGGGACGACAAGGTGCGCGGCGGCTTTACCAAGGCCGTGGTGCGCCGGGGGTTGGGGGAGATCATGCCCGAGGATATTGCTTGGCGCAGGGCCAAAATCGGCTTCAACTCTCCCATTGTGGACTGGATGAAGGGGCCGCTGCGGGAGTTTTTCATGGATGAGGTCTCGTCCATCGCCTTTTCCGCCTGCGATCTGGTGGACAAGGAAACGGCCCGCAGCAGGCTGCAGGCCGTTATGGACGATCCGGACGCCACCTATGCCCAGGGTGAAGCCGCCTGGACAGCACTGGTTCCCTATTTTTGGGAGCAGGCCCTGCTAAAGGGGCGGCGTTGA
- a CDS encoding glycosyltransferase, with protein sequence MHNHTAVKKKKIVFFRWRYSDLCADFVLANKRLTEQALKPFFEVVALDQDCDFSEVVETHEPDLVMFESGSGTLPFWRPKITNTNAYPEIPRIGLLESDPHSGSRSVFMTDMDRLGIETFFTRATSMGEYFPAIADRLFIWPWHADVTTYQDWGIEKHVILTLTGACSPPYPWREKLYPLLTGRYPTLRSIHGGYLRSQALTMKWGKEYSKMLNASLFSACCGTAWKLLVKKHFEISASGCCLVADDTPILAAAGFKDMTNCVLGDERDIPGKMDELLADPDRLANVTRAGVNLIHERHLPEHRPQIFQWLDLTQRHGSGVKMVQDGPFGDVRLMDGPKDTATPHLENFAEDRAILSRARELLSRGKHRPAAVLFRKVLDMAWHMPEANFGMALCDLYAGLPESARDRFRITLKWCMKQYKCHAPNPVEWAWYIVTQLCLGNMTKARHLAAQFSAEKGNDLRARDMEYVRALIKVLDGKTIQKHPREEACLPCIHESPFTSFSDFLTQVGRMFKACRQQAMSNRIRTALDEADNGK encoded by the coding sequence ATGCATAACCATACTGCTGTCAAAAAGAAAAAAATCGTCTTTTTCCGATGGCGCTATTCCGATCTCTGCGCAGATTTCGTACTCGCAAACAAGCGCCTTACCGAGCAAGCCCTGAAGCCTTTTTTCGAAGTGGTCGCTCTTGATCAAGACTGCGATTTTTCCGAAGTGGTGGAAACCCACGAGCCGGACTTGGTCATGTTCGAAAGCGGCAGTGGCACGCTTCCTTTCTGGAGACCCAAGATCACCAACACAAACGCCTATCCTGAAATCCCCCGTATAGGGTTGCTTGAATCCGATCCCCACAGCGGCAGCAGGTCGGTATTCATGACCGACATGGACCGGCTGGGCATTGAAACCTTTTTCACCCGCGCCACCTCCATGGGGGAATATTTCCCGGCAATTGCCGACAGGTTATTCATCTGGCCCTGGCACGCGGATGTAACGACCTACCAGGACTGGGGCATAGAAAAACATGTGATTCTGACCCTGACCGGCGCCTGCAGCCCCCCCTACCCGTGGCGGGAAAAGCTGTACCCGCTCCTGACAGGACGCTACCCCACTCTGCGCTCCATCCATGGCGGCTATCTTCGTTCCCAAGCCCTCACAATGAAATGGGGTAAGGAATATTCCAAAATGCTCAACGCCTCATTGTTTTCAGCGTGTTGCGGCACCGCCTGGAAACTGCTGGTAAAAAAGCACTTCGAGATCTCTGCCAGCGGTTGCTGCCTCGTGGCGGACGACACCCCAATTCTGGCCGCGGCAGGATTCAAAGATATGACAAACTGCGTCCTGGGGGACGAACGAGACATTCCTGGAAAAATGGACGAACTACTTGCAGACCCGGATCGACTGGCCAATGTGACCAGGGCCGGGGTCAACCTGATCCATGAACGCCACCTGCCCGAGCACCGGCCCCAAATCTTCCAATGGCTCGACCTAACCCAACGGCACGGTTCCGGGGTAAAAATGGTGCAAGACGGGCCTTTTGGGGACGTACGCCTTATGGATGGCCCCAAAGACACTGCCACCCCGCACCTGGAGAACTTCGCCGAAGACCGAGCCATACTCAGCCGGGCCAGAGAGCTACTTAGCAGAGGCAAGCACCGACCTGCGGCGGTTTTGTTTCGCAAGGTGCTTGATATGGCTTGGCATATGCCCGAAGCCAACTTCGGCATGGCCCTGTGCGACCTCTATGCAGGCCTGCCCGAATCAGCCCGGGATCGCTTCCGTATCACCTTGAAATGGTGCATGAAGCAATACAAATGCCACGCGCCGAATCCCGTTGAATGGGCCTGGTACATCGTGACGCAGTTATGCCTGGGCAATATGACGAAAGCGCGGCACCTGGCGGCGCAGTTCTCGGCCGAAAAAGGAAATGACTTGCGGGCGCGTGACATGGAATACGTGCGTGCCCTCATCAAGGTGCTGGACGGAAAAACAATACAGAAACATCCTCGCGAGGAAGCCTGCCTGCCCTGTATCCACGAATCGCCGTTTACCTCATTCAGCGACTTTCTTACACAGGTGGGGCGCATGTTCAAAGCCTGCCGCCAGCAAGCCATGAGCAACAGAATTCGCACGGCATTGGACGAAGCCGACAATGGCAAGTAA
- a CDS encoding NAD-dependent epimerase/dehydratase family protein — protein MKKVLVTGGCGFIGANLLPMLLARDCEVRILDSLVLGKKEYVAGLDVELQIGDIRNSDDAARAVKGMDTVIHLAAFGSVVASVQDPKTNFDMNPGGTLNMLQASVQAEVEQFVFSSTGGALIGNAEPPVNENSLPRPISPYGAGKLACEGYLNAFAGSYGLKTKIMRFANAYGPYSGHKLGAVTAFIKAVHAGEPITIYGDGSATRDFLYVDDLCAGITAMAETEVEPASVLHLASGRETSVLELAHLIAETGGSPNHEITLQPNRPGEVQRNFAAYDRAREMLGFEPAVSLEQGLEKTWAWYREHVLR, from the coding sequence ATGAAAAAGGTTCTGGTTACTGGCGGCTGCGGTTTCATCGGCGCCAACCTTCTCCCCATGCTGCTGGCAAGGGATTGCGAGGTCCGCATTCTGGATAGCCTGGTTCTCGGCAAAAAGGAATATGTCGCCGGGCTCGACGTGGAATTGCAGATAGGGGACATTCGCAACTCGGACGATGCGGCCAGGGCCGTGAAGGGCATGGACACGGTCATCCATCTGGCCGCCTTCGGTTCGGTGGTGGCCTCGGTGCAGGACCCCAAAACCAACTTCGACATGAACCCTGGAGGCACGCTGAACATGCTCCAGGCCTCGGTTCAGGCCGAGGTGGAACAGTTCGTGTTCTCCTCCACGGGCGGTGCGCTTATCGGCAACGCCGAGCCCCCGGTGAATGAAAATTCCCTGCCCAGGCCCATATCGCCCTATGGCGCGGGCAAACTGGCCTGCGAAGGCTATTTGAACGCCTTTGCCGGCTCCTACGGACTCAAGACCAAAATCATGCGTTTCGCCAATGCCTACGGCCCATACAGCGGGCACAAGCTGGGAGCGGTCACCGCCTTCATCAAGGCCGTGCACGCGGGCGAGCCCATCACCATCTACGGTGACGGATCGGCCACGCGAGACTTCCTGTACGTTGATGACCTGTGCGCGGGCATAACGGCCATGGCCGAGACGGAAGTTGAACCGGCAAGCGTGTTGCATCTGGCCTCGGGCCGGGAAACATCGGTACTGGAACTGGCCCACCTCATTGCCGAAACCGGCGGCAGCCCCAACCACGAAATCACGCTCCAGCCGAACCGGCCGGGCGAGGTGCAGCGCAACTTTGCGGCCTATGACCGCGCCAGGGAAATGCTGGGCTTTGAACCGGCCGTTTCCCTTGAACAAGGCCTGGAAAAAACCTGGGCCTGGTATCGCGAGCATGTCCTGCGGTAG
- a CDS encoding glycosyltransferase, with protein MKILYLSTLDIMGGAARGAYRLHRSLLDKGVDSTMLCCRKFSDDPTVQGPRNTWELRYWFFRHWATKQVLRMQRSDNPIIHSINLLPTGTHRRVNAFDPDIVQMHWIGSEMINIAEVAQIKRPIVWRLADQWAFSGAEHYAMSGQDERFTAGYRQDNRPEGYAGLDIDRWTWSRKMKHWQDKPMTIITGSKWLAECARRSVLFKNKRVEAVPSGIDVSIYKPLGREQAREILNLPQNKKLILFGALSATSDPRKGFHLLSPALQQVAKAMPGNTEALVLGSSQPVNAPDFGMPVHYIPKLSDDWSLALVYSAADVLVAPSTMDNLPFSVMEAQACGTPCVAFDIGGMPDMIEHDRNGWLATPFKTEELAEGILRPLGDDTLRKQWSKLGRQKAEAEYDVRIQAETYINIYNQILGKQ; from the coding sequence ATGAAAATACTCTACCTGAGCACATTGGACATCATGGGGGGGGCGGCCCGAGGCGCGTACCGCCTCCATAGGAGCCTGCTGGACAAAGGCGTGGACTCCACCATGCTCTGCTGCCGAAAATTCAGCGACGACCCCACGGTGCAGGGTCCGCGCAATACCTGGGAGCTGCGCTACTGGTTTTTCCGGCACTGGGCCACCAAGCAGGTGCTGCGCATGCAGCGAAGCGACAATCCCATCATCCATTCCATCAACCTGCTGCCTACGGGCACCCATAGACGGGTCAACGCCTTCGACCCGGACATTGTGCAGATGCACTGGATCGGTTCGGAAATGATCAACATCGCCGAGGTGGCGCAGATCAAGCGCCCTATTGTCTGGCGATTGGCCGACCAGTGGGCCTTCAGCGGGGCCGAGCACTACGCCATGTCCGGGCAGGACGAACGCTTCACCGCAGGATACCGGCAAGACAACCGGCCCGAAGGATACGCAGGCCTGGACATCGACCGCTGGACCTGGAGCCGCAAGATGAAGCATTGGCAGGACAAGCCCATGACCATCATCACCGGCAGCAAGTGGTTGGCCGAGTGCGCCCGACGCAGTGTGCTGTTCAAAAACAAGCGGGTGGAGGCCGTGCCCAGCGGCATAGACGTGTCGATATACAAACCCCTTGGCCGAGAGCAGGCTCGAGAAATACTCAACCTGCCCCAAAACAAGAAATTGATTCTGTTCGGAGCACTGTCCGCGACCAGCGACCCGCGCAAGGGATTCCATCTTCTGAGCCCGGCCCTGCAACAGGTGGCTAAAGCCATGCCCGGCAACACCGAAGCATTGGTACTCGGCTCATCACAGCCGGTGAACGCGCCCGATTTCGGCATGCCCGTGCATTATATCCCCAAGCTTTCCGACGATTGGAGCCTGGCTCTGGTCTATTCGGCGGCAGACGTGCTGGTGGCTCCCTCCACCATGGACAACCTGCCCTTTTCGGTCATGGAGGCCCAGGCCTGCGGCACACCCTGCGTTGCCTTCGACATCGGCGGCATGCCGGACATGATCGAACATGACCGAAACGGTTGGCTGGCCACCCCGTTCAAGACTGAGGAACTGGCCGAAGGCATCCTGCGCCCCCTTGGCGACGATACCCTCAGAAAACAATGGTCGAAACTCGGTAGACAGAAAGCCGAGGCAGAGTACGACGTACGGATTCAGGCCGAAACCTACATCAACATTTACAACCAGATTCTGGGCAAGCAATGA
- a CDS encoding class I SAM-dependent methyltransferase, with protein MGMNPLQELGEKYGPTKRYHDYLKWYWMHFRDIRNDVRSLLEIGVDKGTSLSMWREFFPNAEIHGLDLNPDCKQYESDRIHIHIGDQGSHEVLQKVDDKGGPFDIVIDDGSHFPEHQLMAFRFFIKRMPQNGIFVIEDIGVGRGHDRKWVNDSMKGLVDHINYWDYDIESEGWLDMGRFPEHACWLDKNIAGVAFYRFICFIMKGDNPGANPFLRVRE; from the coding sequence ATGGGAATGAACCCGCTACAGGAGTTGGGGGAAAAATACGGTCCGACCAAACGCTATCACGACTACCTCAAATGGTACTGGATGCATTTCAGAGATATCCGAAATGATGTGAGAAGTCTCCTTGAAATAGGCGTTGACAAGGGAACCTCTCTTTCCATGTGGCGAGAATTCTTCCCAAATGCTGAAATTCATGGCCTGGATCTGAATCCGGACTGCAAGCAGTACGAAAGCGACCGGATCCACATCCACATCGGAGATCAAGGAAGCCATGAGGTGCTACAAAAGGTGGACGACAAAGGCGGCCCCTTTGATATCGTCATTGACGACGGCAGCCATTTCCCGGAACACCAACTCATGGCCTTTCGATTTTTCATCAAACGCATGCCCCAAAACGGTATCTTTGTCATAGAAGACATCGGAGTGGGCCGCGGACATGACAGAAAATGGGTCAACGATTCCATGAAAGGCCTGGTAGACCACATCAACTACTGGGACTACGACATCGAAAGCGAGGGATGGCTGGACATGGGCAGGTTCCCTGAACATGCCTGTTGGCTGGACAAAAACATAGCGGGCGTCGCCTTCTACCGGTTCATTTGCTTTATTATGAAAGGAGACAACCCCGGGGCTAATCCCTTCCTGCGTGTTCGCGAATGA